GGTAGCGGCAATCCGCTGGACCACGGCCGGTACGCTGGGTGGCTGTTAGCAGCTGGTTGTCGATCTTGGAGGACCCTGTCGTGGCTCTCGTTGTTCAGAAGTACGGAGGATCCTCGGTGGCAACCGCCGAGCGTATCCGGCGCGTCGCTGAACGGATCGTCGAGACGAAGAAGCAGGGCCACGACGTGGTGGTCGTCTGCTCGGCCATGGGTGACACCACCGACGAACTGCTCGACCTCGCCCAGCAGGTCGCGCCCGCGCCGCCCGCGCGGGAAATGGACATGCTGCTCACCTCGGGTGAGCGCATCTCCAACGCGCTGGTCGCGATGGCCATCCACTCGCTCGGCGCCGAGGCTCGCTCGTTCACCGGCTCCCAGGCCGGCGTGATCACCACCGGCGCGCACGGCAACGCCAAGATCATCGACGTGACGCCGGGGCGGCTGCGCCAGGCGCTCGACGACGGTCAGATCGTGCTCGTCGCCGGTTTCCAGGGCGTCAGCCAGGACAGCAAGGACGTCACCACGCTGGGGCGCGGCGGTTCCGACACCACCGCGGTCGCGCTGGCCGCAGCGCTGGAGGCCGACGTCTGCGAGATCTACACCGACGTGGACGGCGTCTTCACCGCCGACCCGCGGATCGTGCCGGACGCGCAGCGGCTCGAGCAGGTCTCCTACGAGGAGATGCTGGAACTCGCGGCCTGCGGCGCAAAGGTGCTGATGCTGCGCTGCGTCGAATACGCGCGCCGCTACAACGTGCCCGTGCATGTGCGTTCGTCCTATACCGACAAGCCGGGCACCTACGTTTACGGATCGATGGAGGACATCCCCTTGGAGCAAGCAATCCTCACGGGCGTCGCGCACGATCGCAGCGAGGCCAAGGTGACCGTGGTCGGTCTGCCGGACGTGCCGGGCTACGCCGCCAAGGTGTTCCGCGCGGTCGCCGACGCCGAGATCAACATCGACATGGTGCTGCAGAACATCTCCAAGATCGATACCGGCAAGACCGACATCACCTTCACCCTGCCCAAGACCGACGGCGCGCGTGCCGTCGAGATGCTCACCAAGCAGCAGGACGAGATCGGCTTCTCCCAGGTGCTCTACGACGACCACATCGGCAAGGTGTCGCTGGTCGGCGCGGGCATGAAGAGCCACCCGGGCGTCACCGCCAAGTTCTGCGAGGCGCTGGCCGACGCGGGCGTGAACATCGATCTCATCTCCACCTCCGAGATCCGGATCTCGGTGCTGGTCAAGGACACCGAACTGGACGAGGCCGTCAAGGTGCTGCACCGGGCCTTCGAGCTGGGCGGCGACGAGGTCGCCGTGGTGCACGCGGGAACAGGACGATAACCATGGGCATCCGAGTAGGCGTTGTCGGCGCGACCGGTCAGGTCGGCGCCGTCATGCGGAAACTGCTGGAAGAGCGCAACTTTCCGGCCGACGAGGTGCGTTTCTTCGCCTCGTCGCGCTCGGCGGGTAAGACGCTGCCGTGGCGCGGCGGCGAGATCGTCGTCGAGGACACCGAACTGGCCGATCCGGCCGGACTCGATATCGCGCTGTTCTCCGCCGGTGCCACCATGTCGCGCGTACAGGCCCCGCGGTTCGCGGCCGCGGGCGTCACGGTGATCGACAACTCGTCGGCGTTCCGCAAGGACCCCGACGTGCCGCTGGTGGTGAGCGAGGTCAACCCGGAGCAGACCCGCAACCTGGCCAAGGGCATCATCGCGAACCCGAACTGCACCACCATGGCCGCGATGCCGGTGCTGAAGCCGCTGCACGACATCGCGGGACTGCGCCGCCTCATCGTGTCCAGTTACCAGGCGGTGTCCGGTAGTGGCCTGGCCGGTGTGGAAGAGCTCGCGACGCAGGCGCGCGCGGTGATCGACGGCGCCGAGCAGCTGACCCACGACGGCAGCGCCCTGGACTTCCCGGCCCCGAACAAGTACGTCGCGCCCATCGCGTTCAACGTGCTGCCGCTGGCCGGTTCGCTCGTCGACGACGGCTCCGGCGAGACCGACGAGGACCAGAAGCTGCGCAACGAGAGCCGCAAGATCCTGGGGCTCCCTGATCTTTTGGTGAGTGGCACCTGCGTGCGCGTCCCGGTGTTCACCGGGCACTCGCTGTCGGTGAACGCCGAGTTCGACCAGCCGCTCTCGGTCGAGCAGGCCAAGGAGATCCTGGCCAAGGCGCCCGGCGTCAAGCTGGTCGAGGTGCCGACGCCGTTGCAGGCGGCGGGCGCCGACGACTCGCTCGTCGGCCGGATCCGGCAGGATCCCGGCGTGCCGGACGGCCGCGGCCTGGCCCTGTTCATCTCGGGCGACAACCTGCGCAAGGGCGCTGCGCTCAACACCATTCAGATCGCTGAGGTCCTGCTCAGCAATCGCTGACCCCGTGCCGCGGCCGTGCACGCGCACGGCCGCGGAGCGGTTCGCCTACGCTTCGATCTGCGTGGTCAGCGGTCGTTCGGCGAACGAGTGGCCCGCCTCGATCTGGTAGACACCGGGTACCGGACGCCATGCGTCCCGGTCTTCGTCCCAGATCTGGAATGCCCGGTCCGGGAGGGTGATTCGTGCCTCGACCAGCTCGCCGGGGTCGGCTTCCACCCGCGCGAACCCGGCCAGCCAGCGAGCCGGTCGCACCACCGAATCCGCGACGGGTGCGAGATAGACCTGCACCACCTCACCGCCGCGGCGGGCGCCGGTATTGCGCAGCCGCACGGTCACCGTCGTCGCCTCCCGCTCGATCGACTCGTATTCCCATGTGGTGTAACCGAATCCGTGCCCGAACGGGTACGCCGGCGCGGTGCCCGCCCGCTCCCAGGCGCGGTAGCCGATGAACAGATCCTCCCGATAGACCAATTCGCCGTCGGTCGGCGTGACCTCGGAGACCGGGCAATCGGCCAGGGCGACCGGCCAGGTGGTCGGCAGCCGCCCGCCCGGTTCGGTGTCGCCGAGCAGGACCTCGGCCAGTGCCGCCCCGCCCTGCTGGCCGGGGAACCAGCTCAGCAGCACCGCCGAAACCTGGTCCCGCCAAGGCATTTCCACCGGCGAACCGGCGTTGACGACCACCACGGTGTGCGGGTTGACCTCGGCCACGCGGTGCACCAGCTCGTCCTGCCGGCCGGGCAGGCGCAGGTTCGTGCGATCGAAGCCCTCCGATTCCACCTGCTCGGTAGTGGCGACCACGACCACCGCGACGTCGGCGTTGCGCGCCGTCTCGACGGCCTCGGCGATCAACTCGTCCGGGTCGCGCCGGGGATCGGCGTGCCCCAGGGTGAAAAGGACGGCCTGGATGGGCATGTCCGCGAACTTCACCGGCGTGTGTGTCATCGTCACCTCGACCGTCGTCCCGGCCGTCAGCTCGACGGTGCCGCGCGTGGTGGGGGTGCCGAAGAAGGCCTCGAAAGGATCGGAGCCGGTGAGGGTTTCGGTGCCGTCGAACAGCACCGAGTCGCCGACCGTGAGCCGGAAATCGCCGATCCCCTTGGTGCCGAACGCGTGCGCGCCGGTCTCCTCGGGCGTGAAGGTGCCGCGCACCTCGACCGTGTGCAGGTCGGCGTAGGCGACACCGTCGGGTAGTTCGCCCAGCCAGTTGACCGTGCCGTTGGGCAGCGAACTCTCGCCGAGCAGCGCACCGTCGGCGTCGAAAATGCGGGCGCGCAGGTCGAATCCGCGGCCGGCGGCGCTGAGTTCGTCGCTCGGGGCGGCGCCGATCGCGTAGGTCAGGGCGCCGGGCGGCAGCGCGGCGGTGAGTCCGTCCAGCGGGGAGACCACCGACGCGGGGAACACGGTCGCCGAGCCGCCGCCGAGGATGCGCGCGTCGCGGGCGGCGAGCCCGAGCAACGCCACCTTCGTCCCGTCCTTCGCCAAAGGCAGCGCGGGCCGCCCGCCGACCTGCTCGTTGCGCACCAGAACGAAACCGCGACCGGCGATTTCGTGCGCCAGCGCGACGCCGTCGATCTCGTCCGGCAGCGTGGTCACCGCGGGCTCGGCCCCGTCGAGCAGGCCGACCCGCGCCGCCAGCCGCAGCACGTTGCGTACCGCGGCATCCACCACGGACTCCTCGACCTCGCCGTTGCGCACCGCCGCGGCGAGCGCCTCGCCGTACACGCCACGCGGTCCCGGCATCGCGACATCGAGCCCGGCGGTGATCGCCGGGACCGTCGAGCGGGCGGCGGTCCAGTCGGAGACGACGAAACCGTCGAAACCCCATTCGCCGCGCAGTATTCCGGTGAGCAACGCGTGGTGCTCGGTCATGGTCGGGCCGTTCACCCGGTTGTACGCCGCCATGATGCCCCACGGGCCCGCATCGCGGACGATCGCCTCGAACGGTGCCAGATACAGTTCGCGCAGAGCGCGCGCGGACACCACGTTGTTCACGGTGAAGCGGTCGGTCTCCGCGTCGTTGGCGACGAAATGTTTGACGGTGGTGCCGATTCCGCCGTCCTGCACGCCGCGGACGTACCCGGTCCCGATCTGCCCGGTGAGGTACGGGTCCTCGGAGTAACACTCGAAATGTCTTCCGCCGAGCGGAGATCGGTGCAGGTTCACCGTGGGCGCGAGCAGCACGTGCACGCTCTTGCGCCGCGCCTCCTGCGCGAGCAGCCTGCCCGCCCGCCGGGCCAGCTCCGGGTCCCAGCTCGCGGCGAGCGCGGTCGGCGAGGGCAGCGCGATCGACGGATCATCGGCCGTCCAATGCACCCCGCGCACCCCGATCGGCCCGTCCGACATCACCAGCGAACGCAGCCCGATCTCCGGCAGGGCGGGCAACGACCACATGTCCTGCCCCATCAGCAGCCGGGCCTTCGCGTCCAGGTCGAGTTTGCCGATGGCCGCCGCCACGACTTCCTCGCGGGCCGGGTCGAGCTGGGTCATGGTGAACTCCTTTGTCTCGCAACGACAATGCGCGTGGCGGTCGCGAAACGGTCGGCGGTCGCCACGAAGGGCGGAGCGTGCGGCGGGCGACGCCGCCATGCTCACCTAATCAATAGTAGGTGAAGTTATGTTTTCGTTATCTTCAGATAAGTCTGCGGGCTCGGCTTCCGGTCCGAGCAGAGCGATGAAGTTCCGGAAGGAATCACCCATGTCAACAGTCTGCGGGTCGAGCAGCCATTGCGTCTGCAAACCGTCCATCACCGCGAGCAGCAGCGGCGCCACCTGTTCCGGGGTGCGCCCGCCCGCGAGTCGGTCTCCGAACTCCGCCCGCAGCAGCTCCGTGACCTTCGTCCTGGCGTTCGCGTACCGCTCGACGAAGTAGGCGCGCGCCGGATGCCGGCCCGTGACGCTTTCGGCCGCCAGCGCCGTGAACGTCTGCACCACCCCGGGCCGCATCGCGTTGTACTCCACCAACTGCGCGATCGACGACAGTCGCGAACTCGCCGCGGGCCCGGCCAGGAACGCCGCGGTATCCCACCGATCCCGCGCCTCCAGCACCGCGACCAGCAGGTCCTCCTTACTCGCAAAGTAGTGCAGCAGCCCGGGCTGCGTCAGCCCCGCCCGCTCGGCCACCGCCGCCAGCGAAGCCCCCCGATACCCCCGCTCTGCGATGACCTCTCGCGCGGCCTCGAGAATCTCCTCCCGCCGCCGATCCGCCTGCGCCGCCCGACCGCCACGTCCCTCAGTCACCGCCCGAGCCTAATCCGGCGGTCGCGCTGTGCCCTCGATCTCGACGCGTGCGAAACAGCCCCCGGAACTCCGACGGTCAGCGCAGCTTTTCGACGACGAGTTTGGTGGCGGCGGCGACGAGGTCGTTGCTGGGTTCGGCTGCTGTGGTGGATTTGCGGGTTTGGATGGCGATGACAAGGGGGGCGCGGCCGCCGTCGGGCCAGGTGACGGCCGCGTCGTTGGCCATGCCGTAGTCGCCGGTGCCGGTTTTGTCGCCGGTGGTCCAGCCTGCCGGGACGCCCGCGCGAATGCGCTTGTCGCCGGTGGTGTTCGCCTTCAGCCACTTGGTGAGCTGGTCGCGTTCGGGAGCGCCCAGGGCATCGCCCAGGACCAAGGCGCGGTAGTCGGCGGCGAGCGCGGCGGGGGTGGTGGTGTCGCGTTCATCGTCGGGCAGGGCGGTGTTGAGATCCGGTTCCCAGCGGTCGAGGCGGCTGACCTGGTCGCCGAGGGTGCGCAGAAAGGCGGTGAGTCCTTGCGGCCCACCGAGTTCGCGAAGCAGCAGGTTGCCCGCGGTGTTGTCGCTCTGGGTGATCGCGGCGTCGGCTATCTGGGCGATGGTCATGCCCTCGGCCACTTTGGTGCTGGTGACCGGCGAATAGGTGACCAGGTCGGCTTCGGTGAAATGCACGACCTTGTCGAAGTATCCGGTGGCGAGCGGGTGCGCCTTCAGCAGTGCGCCCGCAGCGAGCCCTTTGAAGGTGGACAGGAAGGGCATGCGCTGGTCGGCGCGATTGGTCAGCGTCTTCCCACTGCCGGTGTCGACGGCGAACAGCCCGAGCTGGGCGTCGTACTGCTGTTCCAGCGCAGTCAGTTCGGCGGGAGCGGCCACGGCCGCGGTGCTCGCCACGGCTGATTCGGTCTGTGCCGCAGGGGAATCGGTACCGCAGCCGGCGAGCAGCGGCAGGACCAGCGCGGCGGCGGCCAACGCCACCCGGGTATCACGTGTGAACCGAATCATCCCACCACTTTTGCAGGCGGGTGATCATCCGGCAACTGCGACCGCGGTCCGGTTGACCTGCGGAAATGGTCGCGGGATGCGCATGTGCGCACCCCGCGACCAGGCACTCAGCCCTGCGCGGGCGGCGGTGTCGAGGCGCCGTCGAGCCCGGCGCGCACCCCTTCTTCGATCCGCTTGCCGATCTCGGGATCCACCTTGGTCCAGTATTCGAAGACCCGGCTCAGCACCGGCTCCTGCACGCCGCCGAGCACATGTCCGACGACGTTGCTCACCAGACGGTCCCGCTGCGCATCGTTGAACACCTCGCGCACCAAGGTGCCCGGCTGGGTGAAGTCCCCGTCCTCGGCGTGCTCGATATAGCCCGCCCGCACCATGGTCGGCTCGAACTCCCAGAGTCCCCCGTCGGGCGCCTGCGCCGGATCGGCGTGCGGCCCGCCGTACGAATTCGGCGCGTACACCGGCACATTCGCGTCGTTGTAGAAGTACCGCATGGCGCCCTCCTTGGAGTAGGAGTTCACCTGCGCGGCGCGCGGCAGGTTCGGCGGCAGCTGCGCGTAGTTGGTGCCGATCCGGTAGCGGTGCGCGTCCGCGTAGGCGAACACGCGGCCGAGCAGCATCTTGTCGGGCGAATAGCCGATGCCGGGAACGACATTCGACGGCTCGAAGGCGGCCTGCTCGATATCGACGAAGTAGTTGGCCGGGTTGCGGTTCAGCGTCCACTTGCCGACCTCGATCAGCGGGTAGTCCTTGTGCGACCACACCTTGGTCAGGTCGAACGGGTTGAACCGGTAGTTCTCCGCCTCGGCGACCGGCATCACCTGGACGTGCAGCGTCCAGCTGGGGAACTCGCCGCGTTCGATCGCATCCCACAGGTCTTTGCGGTGGTAGTCGGCGTTCTCGCCGGCGATCCGGTCGGCGTCGGCCTGGGTCAGATAGTCGATGCCCTGGTCGGTCTTGAAGTGGTACTTCACCCAGAAGCGTTCGCCCGCGGCGTTGATCCACTGGTAGGTGTGCGAGCCGTAGCCGTTCATGTGCCGGTAGGTCTTCGGGATGCCGCGATCACCCATCAGCCAGGTCACCTGGTGCGCCGACTCGGGGCGCAGCGTCCAGAAGTCCCACTGCATGTTGTGGTCGCGAAGTCCGTTGCCGGGCAAGCGCTTCTGCGAACGGATGAAGTCGGGGAACTTGATCGGGTCCTTGATGAAGAAGACCGGGGTGTTGTTGCCGACCAGGTCGTAGTTGCCGTCCTCGGTGTAGAACTTCACCGCGAAGCCCCGTGGGTCGCGCCAGGTGTCGGGGCTGCCCTGCTCGCCGGCGACGGTGGAGAACCGGACCAGCGACTCGGTGCGCGCGCCGGGCTGGAACAACTTGGCCTTGGTGTAGCGGCTGACGTCGTTGGTGACGACCAGTTCGCCGTAGGCGCCCGCGCCCTTGGCGTGCACGATCCGCTCCGGCACCCGCTCGCGGTTGAACTGGGCGAGCTTCTCGATCAGGTAGTGATCGTGCAGCAGGATCGGGCCCTGCGTGCCCGCGGTGAGCGATTCGTTGTCGCTCTCCACCGGGGTGCCGGTATTCGTCGTTGTCGGCTTGGTCATGTTCGAAGCCTCCTCGTCGGTGCGAATGTCCCAGGGGTGGGCTGTTCCCCCGGGACTCGATCAGGATTCTTGCCGCGTGGATGTACGGCATTGCGGGCACAGACCCCAGAAAACGACTTCTGCCTCGTCGATCGCGAACCCGTGTGCGTCGTCGGGTTCCAGGCACGGGGCTGCGCCCACGACACAGTCGATGTCCACGACTGTGCCGCAGCTGCGGCACACCAGATGGTGATGGTTGTCTCCGGTCCGGGTCTCGTACAGCGCCGCCGATCCGGCGGGCTCGATCCGGCGCAGGATCCCGGCGTGCACGCAGGCCCGCAGGACGTCGTAGACGGCCTGGGTGGAGACCGAACCCAGCGCTTGCCGGACGGTGGCGGCCACACGATCCGCATCGGTGTGCGGTGCGGCCGCGACCGCGTCCAACACCGCGATCCGCGGGGCGGTGACCCGCAGACCGGCCGCGCGCAGCTGCGCCTTGGCGTCGGTGTGGTTGGTGTGCATGACTTCGATACTCCCCTCTTTTCTGGAATGAGTCAAGAAAAGAGGAGGCATGTCATGCGTGGAATACTTCCGCGCCGGTGGTCGTTGATCACCACTGTCGGCGTCCGGACAGCCCCGGGCCTCACCCTTTGTCGCTACGTGCGACCACTCGCCGAGAGGCGCTTGTGGGACGTCGGCACGAGTCGTGACGCTGGCGTGGCGTCCGGCGACTCAGCGCCGCCAGGTCGTAGGACCTGGCGGCGTTTGTGGTTTCTGACGCGCCGGGCCGGGCTGGCCCGATCCGGGCGAGCGCGGCGATAGCCTCGTGCGCATGGGGCGATGCAGTGGATTCCTGGTCGGGTTCGCCGCGCTGGCACTGGTGGCCGGGAATCTGTGCACCGGCACCGCGCACGCGACCCCTGACCGCGCGTCCGGCGACGTGCGCTGTGCGGTGTCGCCGGGTCGCGAGTTCGCTCGCGCCGAGCCCGAGCAGGTCGGCCTGGATCGCGACCGGCTCGCCGACGCGCTGACCTTCGCCGCCACCCGGGCCCGTTTCAATGTGCAGGTGTTCCGGCACAACTGCCTGATAGGCGAGGGGCCGACGAACGCGCAGACCGGCAACGTCGCGTGGAACATCTGGAGCTCCACCAAGAGCATCGTGTCGCTGCTCGCGGGAATCGCTTGGGACCGAGGCGAACTCGATCTCGACGCGCCGATCGACCGGTACCTGCCTGCGGGACTCGGGGACGCCGAGCATCGCTCGATCACCGTGGCGAATCTGCTCACCGAATCCTCGGGCATGCGGGTCGGCGCGCTC
This genomic stretch from Nocardia brasiliensis ATCC 700358 harbors:
- a CDS encoding aspartate kinase; its protein translation is MALVVQKYGGSSVATAERIRRVAERIVETKKQGHDVVVVCSAMGDTTDELLDLAQQVAPAPPAREMDMLLTSGERISNALVAMAIHSLGAEARSFTGSQAGVITTGAHGNAKIIDVTPGRLRQALDDGQIVLVAGFQGVSQDSKDVTTLGRGGSDTTAVALAAALEADVCEIYTDVDGVFTADPRIVPDAQRLEQVSYEEMLELAACGAKVLMLRCVEYARRYNVPVHVRSSYTDKPGTYVYGSMEDIPLEQAILTGVAHDRSEAKVTVVGLPDVPGYAAKVFRAVADAEINIDMVLQNISKIDTGKTDITFTLPKTDGARAVEMLTKQQDEIGFSQVLYDDHIGKVSLVGAGMKSHPGVTAKFCEALADAGVNIDLISTSEIRISVLVKDTELDEAVKVLHRAFELGGDEVAVVHAGTGR
- a CDS encoding aspartate-semialdehyde dehydrogenase gives rise to the protein MGIRVGVVGATGQVGAVMRKLLEERNFPADEVRFFASSRSAGKTLPWRGGEIVVEDTELADPAGLDIALFSAGATMSRVQAPRFAAAGVTVIDNSSAFRKDPDVPLVVSEVNPEQTRNLAKGIIANPNCTTMAAMPVLKPLHDIAGLRRLIVSSYQAVSGSGLAGVEELATQARAVIDGAEQLTHDGSALDFPAPNKYVAPIAFNVLPLAGSLVDDGSGETDEDQKLRNESRKILGLPDLLVSGTCVRVPVFTGHSLSVNAEFDQPLSVEQAKEILAKAPGVKLVEVPTPLQAAGADDSLVGRIRQDPGVPDGRGLALFISGDNLRKGAALNTIQIAEVLLSNR
- a CDS encoding glycoside hydrolase family 3 protein translates to MTQLDPAREEVVAAAIGKLDLDAKARLLMGQDMWSLPALPEIGLRSLVMSDGPIGVRGVHWTADDPSIALPSPTALAASWDPELARRAGRLLAQEARRKSVHVLLAPTVNLHRSPLGGRHFECYSEDPYLTGQIGTGYVRGVQDGGIGTTVKHFVANDAETDRFTVNNVVSARALRELYLAPFEAIVRDAGPWGIMAAYNRVNGPTMTEHHALLTGILRGEWGFDGFVVSDWTAARSTVPAITAGLDVAMPGPRGVYGEALAAAVRNGEVEESVVDAAVRNVLRLAARVGLLDGAEPAVTTLPDEIDGVALAHEIAGRGFVLVRNEQVGGRPALPLAKDGTKVALLGLAARDARILGGGSATVFPASVVSPLDGLTAALPPGALTYAIGAAPSDELSAAGRGFDLRARIFDADGALLGESSLPNGTVNWLGELPDGVAYADLHTVEVRGTFTPEETGAHAFGTKGIGDFRLTVGDSVLFDGTETLTGSDPFEAFFGTPTTRGTVELTAGTTVEVTMTHTPVKFADMPIQAVLFTLGHADPRRDPDELIAEAVETARNADVAVVVVATTEQVESEGFDRTNLRLPGRQDELVHRVAEVNPHTVVVVNAGSPVEMPWRDQVSAVLLSWFPGQQGGAALAEVLLGDTEPGGRLPTTWPVALADCPVSEVTPTDGELVYREDLFIGYRAWERAGTAPAYPFGHGFGYTTWEYESIEREATTVTVRLRNTGARRGGEVVQVYLAPVADSVVRPARWLAGFARVEADPGELVEARITLPDRAFQIWDEDRDAWRPVPGVYQIEAGHSFAERPLTTQIEA
- a CDS encoding TetR/AcrR family transcriptional regulator, which codes for MTEGRGGRAAQADRRREEILEAAREVIAERGYRGASLAAVAERAGLTQPGLLHYFASKEDLLVAVLEARDRWDTAAFLAGPAASSRLSSIAQLVEYNAMRPGVVQTFTALAAESVTGRHPARAYFVERYANARTKVTELLRAEFGDRLAGGRTPEQVAPLLLAVMDGLQTQWLLDPQTVDMGDSFRNFIALLGPEAEPADLSEDNENITSPTID
- the bla gene encoding class A beta-lactamase, with translation MIRFTRDTRVALAAAALVLPLLAGCGTDSPAAQTESAVASTAAVAAPAELTALEQQYDAQLGLFAVDTGSGKTLTNRADQRMPFLSTFKGLAAGALLKAHPLATGYFDKVVHFTEADLVTYSPVTSTKVAEGMTIAQIADAAITQSDNTAGNLLLRELGGPQGLTAFLRTLGDQVSRLDRWEPDLNTALPDDERDTTTPAALAADYRALVLGDALGAPERDQLTKWLKANTTGDKRIRAGVPAGWTTGDKTGTGDYGMANDAAVTWPDGGRAPLVIAIQTRKSTTAAEPSNDLVAAATKLVVEKLR
- a CDS encoding catalase, encoding MTKPTTTNTGTPVESDNESLTAGTQGPILLHDHYLIEKLAQFNRERVPERIVHAKGAGAYGELVVTNDVSRYTKAKLFQPGARTESLVRFSTVAGEQGSPDTWRDPRGFAVKFYTEDGNYDLVGNNTPVFFIKDPIKFPDFIRSQKRLPGNGLRDHNMQWDFWTLRPESAHQVTWLMGDRGIPKTYRHMNGYGSHTYQWINAAGERFWVKYHFKTDQGIDYLTQADADRIAGENADYHRKDLWDAIERGEFPSWTLHVQVMPVAEAENYRFNPFDLTKVWSHKDYPLIEVGKWTLNRNPANYFVDIEQAAFEPSNVVPGIGYSPDKMLLGRVFAYADAHRYRIGTNYAQLPPNLPRAAQVNSYSKEGAMRYFYNDANVPVYAPNSYGGPHADPAQAPDGGLWEFEPTMVRAGYIEHAEDGDFTQPGTLVREVFNDAQRDRLVSNVVGHVLGGVQEPVLSRVFEYWTKVDPEIGKRIEEGVRAGLDGASTPPPAQG
- a CDS encoding Fur family transcriptional regulator, which codes for MHTNHTDAKAQLRAAGLRVTAPRIAVLDAVAAAPHTDADRVAATVRQALGSVSTQAVYDVLRACVHAGILRRIEPAGSAALYETRTGDNHHHLVCRSCGTVVDIDCVVGAAPCLEPDDAHGFAIDEAEVVFWGLCPQCRTSTRQES